In the genome of Pseudomonas bubulae, one region contains:
- a CDS encoding FAD-dependent oxidoreductase, with product MKAPSKLILPPSLWSATARPAALTQALAENKRVDVAIVGAGYTGLVTALRLAESGVSVCVLDAGEPGWGASGRNGGQVIPGLKYDPDQLLERFGAERGEKIIEACGGAADEVFSLIREYGIACDATRKGWIQPAFSSATMKTLEGRARQWQQRGVAAELLDSDSVCQRIGTHNYVGGWVDPRAGSLHPLNYARGLARSALGRGVMIHSDSQVTDLRRIGTQWQLTTAQGHSVTAERVVLATNGYTDGLWPGLRQTVLAANSFMIATRPLSPELRKTILPGGEVCSDARRLLLYFKQDAQGRVLLGGRGPFAEPRRAEDWAHLERSLISVFPQLAGVAIEYRWSGRVALNHSVLPQLHEPQPGLSILMGYNGRGIAMATTLGKHLAARVSGASNDFPFPVTPMRRIPFHSLQRLYVAAGISYYRLLDALNG from the coding sequence ATGAAAGCACCCTCGAAATTGATCTTGCCACCTTCCCTCTGGTCCGCTACGGCGCGCCCCGCGGCTCTGACCCAGGCACTGGCGGAAAACAAGCGGGTGGACGTGGCGATTGTCGGTGCCGGGTACACGGGGCTGGTGACTGCACTGCGCCTGGCAGAGTCGGGTGTCAGTGTCTGTGTGCTGGATGCGGGTGAGCCGGGTTGGGGCGCTTCGGGGCGCAACGGCGGGCAGGTCATCCCCGGCCTCAAATACGACCCCGATCAGTTACTTGAGCGTTTTGGCGCTGAGCGTGGCGAGAAAATTATCGAAGCCTGCGGCGGTGCCGCAGATGAAGTGTTTTCGCTGATTCGCGAATATGGCATTGCGTGTGATGCCACGCGCAAGGGCTGGATTCAGCCGGCCTTTTCCAGCGCGACGATGAAGACTCTGGAGGGTCGTGCCCGCCAGTGGCAACAGCGCGGTGTAGCCGCCGAGTTGCTGGACAGTGACAGCGTATGCCAGCGCATCGGCACGCACAATTACGTGGGTGGCTGGGTTGACCCGCGGGCTGGCAGCTTGCACCCGCTTAACTATGCTCGCGGCCTGGCCAGGTCGGCACTGGGGCGTGGCGTGATGATTCACAGCGATAGCCAGGTGACGGACTTGCGCCGCATCGGCACGCAGTGGCAACTGACCACCGCACAAGGTCATAGCGTGACGGCCGAGCGTGTGGTGCTGGCTACCAATGGCTATACCGATGGCTTGTGGCCAGGGCTGCGGCAAACCGTGCTGGCGGCCAACAGTTTCATGATTGCCACCCGACCACTGTCGCCGGAGCTGCGCAAAACCATTTTGCCGGGCGGGGAAGTGTGCTCCGATGCGCGGCGCCTGCTGCTGTACTTCAAGCAGGATGCCCAGGGGCGTGTACTGCTGGGTGGGCGCGGGCCGTTTGCCGAACCGCGGCGTGCCGAAGACTGGGCACACCTTGAGCGCTCATTGATCAGCGTGTTTCCGCAGTTGGCAGGCGTGGCGATCGAATACCGCTGGAGCGGGCGTGTGGCGCTCAATCATAGTGTGTTGCCACAGTTGCATGAGCCGCAGCCAGGCCTGTCGATCCTGATGGGCTACAACGGCCGCGGCATTGCGATGGCGACAACCTTGGGCAAGCATCTGGCGGCGCGAGTTTCGGGGGCCAGCAATGACTTCCCGTTCCCTGTCACGCCGATGCGCAGAATTCCCTTCCACAGCTTGCAGCGCCTGTATGTGGCGGCGGGTATCAGCTACTACCGGTTGCTGGATGCCCTGAACGGGTAA
- a CDS encoding SDR family oxidoreductase: MPVTAVSGSASGIGAAVCAQLRAAGHRIIGIDRGNAEVVADLSTRAGRQAAVAQVLEQCGGVLDGLVCCAGIGVTAPSSGIVLAVNYFGVSELLDGLADALAKGENPAALVIGSVAATHSGAEQEPMVAAMLAGDEAKALELANALGQTHQAYAGSKYAVTCAARRKAVQWAPQGIRLNVVAPGAVETPLHQAAKDDARFGKAVREFVAPLGRSGTPEELARVVAFVQSAQASFMTGSVVFVDGGMDAMVRTQRF; the protein is encoded by the coding sequence ATGCCAGTTACTGCTGTCAGCGGTTCCGCTTCCGGGATCGGCGCCGCCGTGTGCGCGCAATTACGAGCTGCGGGCCACCGGATAATCGGAATTGACCGTGGCAATGCCGAAGTGGTCGCTGACCTTTCGACCCGTGCCGGGCGCCAGGCGGCAGTGGCGCAGGTGCTTGAGCAATGCGGCGGGGTCCTCGACGGGCTTGTGTGCTGCGCCGGGATCGGGGTGACCGCACCTTCCAGCGGCATCGTGCTGGCGGTTAACTACTTTGGCGTCAGTGAACTGCTTGATGGCCTGGCCGATGCGCTGGCCAAGGGGGAGAACCCGGCTGCACTGGTGATCGGTTCAGTGGCGGCCACCCATTCGGGTGCCGAGCAGGAACCAATGGTTGCCGCGATGCTCGCCGGTGACGAGGCGAAGGCGTTGGAACTGGCCAATGCCCTGGGTCAGACGCACCAGGCCTATGCCGGTTCCAAGTATGCGGTGACCTGTGCCGCGCGGCGCAAGGCGGTGCAATGGGCCCCGCAAGGTATCCGTTTGAACGTGGTTGCACCGGGCGCGGTGGAAACTCCGCTGCATCAGGCGGCCAAGGACGATGCGCGGTTTGGCAAGGCCGTACGTGAGTTTGTCGCACCACTGGGGCGCTCGGGCACTCCTGAAGAACTGGCCCGGGTTGTGGCTTTTGTGCAATCGGCGCAGGCCAGTTTCATGACCGGCAGCGTAGTGTTTGTCGACGGCGGCATGGACGCAATGGTGCGTACACAGCGTTTCTGA
- a CDS encoding Rieske 2Fe-2S domain-containing protein: protein MTKLAHIHVENALSPRYGRGWHCLGEADEYRDGKLHTLNVFGSRLLAFATSKGEISVLDAHCPHMGADLSQGTIENDRVVCPFHHWQYEASGKCVEIPYCKRIPPKAKTRAWQTCEVNNLLFVWNNPEGKPPAEDVVIPHLPELDSDEWLHSWHMDKLIIDTNPRELVDNLVDAQHFGPVHGTPTKYFHNVFEGHIAQQIFHGDSERLGGDLVAESAYYGPATHLTRMSAVFEGLEIKSILLNCHVPIGPNSFELRFGCMVKKVPGWTHEQNEALAVDYVQRNRDSFYQDVDIWTHKVRINNPVLAEGDGPVYQLREWYQQFFTDEEGVPASMAERREITTVDNR from the coding sequence ATGACTAAACTCGCACACATCCACGTCGAGAATGCTTTGTCGCCCCGCTATGGTCGCGGCTGGCATTGCCTGGGCGAGGCAGACGAGTACCGTGATGGCAAGCTGCATACCCTGAATGTGTTCGGCTCGCGACTGCTGGCATTTGCCACGTCAAAGGGCGAGATCAGTGTGCTCGACGCCCATTGCCCGCATATGGGCGCCGACCTGTCCCAGGGCACTATCGAAAACGACCGTGTGGTCTGCCCCTTTCACCACTGGCAGTACGAAGCCAGCGGCAAGTGTGTCGAGATCCCTTACTGCAAGCGCATTCCGCCCAAGGCCAAAACCCGTGCCTGGCAGACCTGCGAGGTCAACAATCTGCTGTTTGTGTGGAACAACCCTGAAGGCAAGCCGCCCGCCGAAGATGTGGTGATCCCCCATCTACCTGAGCTGGACAGCGATGAGTGGCTGCACAGCTGGCATATGGACAAGCTGATCATCGACACCAACCCGCGCGAGCTGGTCGACAACCTGGTGGACGCCCAGCATTTCGGTCCGGTACATGGCACGCCGACCAAGTACTTCCACAATGTGTTCGAGGGGCATATTGCTCAGCAAATCTTCCATGGCGACTCCGAGCGGCTGGGCGGTGACCTGGTGGCCGAGTCGGCCTATTACGGCCCCGCGACGCACCTGACACGCATGAGCGCGGTGTTTGAAGGGCTGGAAATAAAGTCCATCCTGCTCAATTGCCACGTGCCGATCGGCCCCAACAGCTTTGAACTGCGTTTTGGCTGCATGGTGAAAAAAGTGCCGGGCTGGACCCATGAGCAGAACGAAGCGCTGGCCGTGGATTATGTGCAGCGTAACCGCGACTCGTTCTATCAGGACGTTGATATCTGGACGCACAAGGTGCGCATCAACAACCCGGTGCTGGCCGAGGGCGATGGTCCGGTCTATCAGCTACGCGAGTGGTACCAGCAGTTTTTCACCGACGAAGAGGGCGTGCCGGCAAGCATGGCCGAGCGTCGTGAAATCACCACGGTGGATAACCGCTGA
- a CDS encoding helix-turn-helix transcriptional regulator: MDTVTLNHQTLAGLGLELADYDQMVGSFYDGALDPKIMGRTLCTVRGMFRANYATLILRVPDQPDLGLMIVAGDIEGEGELTYQTYPQTNTPFVGQALDQVFTVEDLMSESEWVQSAYFKAYCGPQNVYHVMGADISTPDGGKLRFRITRPKSSPAFSSAERALCSSFLPHLRRALHLHNLLDRSESMSELYAQAISRLSVATIVLDETGKVLRLNPVAEEILKNADGLKLVGGRLEATYPSDNRELQRLVKHAFSQEVREGGATADAMSVTRPSGQVSLGLVVEAIPSLEWAEGKSKPAAVIYIRDSVGKSLASEVVTKQLFNLTKAETALAMELANGLSLEEAAENLNIRRNTARAHLRSIFSKTGVRRQTELVRILLNSVVALGKPKCALRAAESVVVPAPQLARPVRKSA; this comes from the coding sequence GTGGATACAGTGACCTTGAATCACCAGACCCTGGCCGGTCTGGGGCTTGAACTGGCCGATTACGATCAGATGGTCGGCAGCTTTTATGACGGTGCCCTGGACCCCAAAATAATGGGTCGTACCTTGTGTACCGTGCGTGGCATGTTCCGGGCCAACTACGCCACCCTGATCCTGCGAGTGCCCGATCAGCCCGATCTGGGCTTGATGATCGTTGCCGGAGATATCGAAGGCGAGGGCGAGCTGACCTATCAAACCTATCCGCAAACCAATACCCCCTTTGTCGGGCAGGCGCTGGACCAGGTATTTACCGTCGAAGACCTGATGAGCGAGAGCGAGTGGGTGCAGTCGGCCTATTTCAAGGCCTACTGCGGTCCGCAGAATGTCTATCACGTGATGGGCGCCGACATTTCCACTCCCGATGGCGGCAAGCTGCGGTTTCGCATCACCCGGCCAAAGTCTTCCCCGGCTTTCTCCAGTGCCGAGCGTGCCCTGTGCAGCAGTTTTCTGCCGCATTTGCGCCGCGCCCTGCATCTGCACAACCTGCTCGATCGCAGCGAGTCCATGAGCGAGTTGTACGCCCAGGCCATCAGCCGCCTGTCGGTGGCGACCATCGTGCTCGACGAAACCGGCAAGGTTCTGCGCCTCAACCCGGTGGCCGAAGAAATCCTCAAGAACGCTGATGGACTCAAGTTGGTGGGGGGCAGGCTGGAAGCCACTTACCCCAGCGACAACCGCGAGCTGCAACGCCTGGTCAAGCACGCTTTCAGCCAGGAAGTGCGTGAGGGCGGGGCGACAGCCGATGCGATGTCCGTGACCCGACCTTCGGGTCAGGTCAGCCTGGGGCTGGTGGTCGAGGCCATTCCGTCGCTGGAGTGGGCCGAAGGCAAGAGCAAGCCGGCGGCAGTGATCTATATCCGCGACTCGGTAGGCAAATCGCTGGCCAGTGAAGTGGTGACCAAACAACTGTTCAACCTGACCAAGGCCGAGACGGCGCTGGCGATGGAACTGGCCAACGGCTTGTCCCTGGAGGAAGCGGCGGAAAACCTGAATATCCGGCGCAACACCGCGCGGGCGCATTTGCGTTCGATCTTCTCCAAGACCGGTGTGCGCCGCCAGACCGAGCTGGTGAGGATTTTGCTGAACAGCGTGGTCGCGTTGGGAAAGCCCAAGTGCGCCTTGCGAGCGGCTGAGTCCGTGGTGGTGCCGGCGCCACAACTGGCGCGTCCGGTTCGTAAAAGCGCTTAA
- a CDS encoding IclR family transcriptional regulator — protein sequence MSDNNNPLFNQSLEKGLAVLRGFGAARRTMTLADIALVAVISKSSAQRMVHTLEELGYVRKHPQSRRFQLTPKVMEIGYNYLAADILVDVANPYLAELNQITGETVNLTEPDGLDMVYVSRFVAPKFIPIHMPIGSRIPMYCTGGGRAYLSGLADDEIRGVLQDSQLIELTRHTITDADAIFERVQISRKQGYATNKEEMFLGDMTIAAPIFNSNGLPVAAVHVVVPSSRWSMEEAEEKLASTVIQCARGISNSIRTL from the coding sequence ATGAGCGATAACAACAACCCTCTTTTCAACCAGTCACTGGAAAAGGGCCTGGCCGTACTTCGCGGTTTCGGCGCGGCGCGGCGCACCATGACCCTGGCAGATATAGCGTTGGTTGCAGTGATCAGCAAAAGCTCGGCCCAACGCATGGTGCATACCCTTGAAGAACTCGGGTATGTACGCAAACACCCGCAAAGCCGGCGCTTCCAGTTAACGCCCAAAGTTATGGAGATCGGCTACAACTATCTGGCCGCCGATATATTGGTAGATGTGGCAAACCCCTACTTGGCCGAGCTCAACCAGATCACCGGCGAGACGGTCAACCTGACCGAGCCCGACGGACTGGACATGGTTTACGTGTCACGTTTCGTCGCACCGAAATTTATCCCGATCCATATGCCTATCGGCAGCCGTATCCCCATGTACTGCACAGGTGGCGGGCGTGCTTACCTGAGTGGCCTGGCAGATGATGAAATCCGTGGTGTGCTGCAAGACAGCCAGCTGATCGAACTGACACGCCATACAATTACCGATGCCGACGCCATATTTGAACGGGTGCAGATCAGCCGCAAACAGGGCTATGCCACCAACAAGGAAGAAATGTTTCTGGGTGACATGACCATTGCCGCGCCGATTTTCAACAGTAACGGCCTGCCGGTCGCGGCGGTGCATGTGGTGGTGCCCAGCAGCCGCTGGAGCATGGAAGAAGCCGAAGAAAAACTGGCCTCTACAGTGATTCAGTGCGCCCGCGGGATCAGCAACTCGATCAGGACGCTGTAG
- a CDS encoding amino acid ABC transporter permease, translating into MFLQDALDFLPILLKGAVVTVQVTAGSFLLSSVIGLLFALMMVSKIRAIALFAIGVVNVIRGLPIIVQLFYIYFVLPDFGIQLSAMQAGVIGLGIAYSAYQAENFRAGIQAIDLGQIEAAESFGMRGLLIMRRIVLPQAFRIALPPYGNTLVMMLKDSSLVSTITVAEMTRQGQLIASSTFENMTVYTLVALLYLSMSLPLSYGLRRLEGRFALRRRT; encoded by the coding sequence ATGTTTCTCCAGGACGCGTTGGACTTTCTTCCAATTCTGCTCAAAGGCGCAGTGGTCACTGTGCAGGTCACTGCAGGTTCGTTCCTGCTCAGTTCAGTGATTGGCCTGCTGTTTGCGCTGATGATGGTTTCCAAGATTCGCGCCATCGCCTTGTTCGCCATCGGCGTGGTCAATGTGATTCGCGGGCTGCCGATCATCGTGCAGCTGTTTTATATCTATTTTGTGTTGCCCGACTTCGGTATCCAGCTCAGCGCCATGCAGGCGGGCGTGATCGGTTTGGGCATTGCCTATTCAGCCTATCAGGCCGAGAACTTTCGGGCGGGGATCCAGGCCATCGACCTGGGCCAGATCGAAGCCGCCGAGTCGTTTGGCATGCGCGGTCTGCTGATCATGCGCCGGATTGTGCTGCCCCAGGCATTTCGCATTGCCTTGCCGCCCTATGGCAACACGCTGGTGATGATGCTCAAGGACTCCTCGCTGGTGTCGACCATCACCGTGGCGGAAATGACCCGCCAAGGGCAACTGATTGCGTCTTCGACCTTTGAAAACATGACGGTCTACACCCTGGTTGCGTTGCTCTATCTGTCGATGAGCTTGCCGCTGTCCTATGGCTTGCGTCGTCTGGAAGGCCGCTTTGCGCTGCGGAGGCGTACATGA
- a CDS encoding SDR family NAD(P)-dependent oxidoreductase: MNKVAFITGASRGIGRATALAFARAGFDLAISARSLDEGQSHAHGLRNPDGTPLPGSLNATAAAIRELGRKALVVPMDLLDSESVLAASQAVFTEYGRVDVLVNNAIYQGSDLNVPFMQLQPETLERVFQGYVMTPFLLTRAVVSQMLEQGGGVVINVTSGAGETDPPVAAGKGGWGYAYGAGKAAVSRLSGILSVELGEQGIRAYTLNPGVVTTDALRATIGDKGVIALRAGSAPPEVPAAVMLWLATHEGAVDHQRKTIHCQPFAREHGIVEDWR; this comes from the coding sequence ATGAACAAAGTGGCATTTATTACCGGCGCCAGTCGCGGCATTGGTCGTGCAACCGCGCTGGCCTTTGCCCGTGCAGGTTTTGATCTGGCCATCAGTGCGCGCAGCCTGGACGAAGGTCAAAGCCATGCCCACGGCTTGCGCAACCCGGATGGCACGCCGCTGCCCGGCAGTTTGAATGCCACCGCAGCGGCAATCCGTGAGCTGGGACGCAAGGCGCTGGTGGTGCCCATGGACCTGCTCGACAGTGAGTCGGTACTGGCCGCCAGCCAGGCTGTGTTTACCGAATATGGCCGGGTGGATGTACTGGTCAACAATGCCATCTACCAGGGCAGCGATCTGAATGTACCTTTTATGCAGTTGCAGCCCGAGACCCTGGAGCGAGTCTTTCAGGGCTATGTGATGACACCGTTCTTGCTGACCCGGGCGGTGGTCAGCCAGATGCTCGAGCAGGGCGGCGGTGTGGTGATCAACGTCACCTCCGGTGCTGGAGAAACCGATCCGCCGGTGGCAGCGGGCAAGGGCGGCTGGGGTTACGCCTATGGTGCGGGCAAGGCGGCAGTGTCGAGGCTGTCGGGCATATTGTCGGTGGAACTGGGGGAGCAGGGGATTCGTGCCTACACCCTCAACCCGGGTGTGGTGACCACTGACGCATTGCGCGCCACCATTGGTGACAAAGGCGTCATTGCCCTGCGTGCAGGCTCTGCGCCGCCGGAGGTACCAGCAGCGGTGATGCTGTGGCTGGCCACCCATGAAGGGGCGGTTGATCACCAGCGCAAGACCATCCACTGCCAGCCGTTTGCCCGTGAACACGGGATTGTCGAGGATTGGCGCTAA
- a CDS encoding AraC family transcriptional regulator, producing the protein MLNKDTISIHLVREALLQSCAPGSATDEVLHKVGIARELLDQPDARVPAMVYARMWRLLARRLDDEFFGMDPRKLRAGSLEFMCRSAMAQPTLARGLEVVLGFLSLMLERLPARLVRQQSVAEIVLHEPEQQASRGFTYFAYWMIVHGVACWLAGRRIPILAIELRCAAPDYCEDYEVMFSENLRFERPRTRMIFAADCLDAPIKRTDPELKRFLAEAPANILVKYRDPQSLASQIKQNLRQLPAVQWPETQGMAQSLCMSASTLRRRLADEGQTFQGLKDSVRKELAIGWLAEPEHSYADIAQRLGFADTSSFYKAFRKWSGTNPGHYRGLILGAV; encoded by the coding sequence ATGCTGAACAAGGACACCATCTCCATTCATCTGGTGCGTGAGGCACTGCTGCAAAGCTGCGCGCCGGGCAGTGCCACCGATGAAGTGCTGCACAAGGTCGGCATCGCGCGCGAGTTGCTTGACCAGCCGGATGCCCGTGTACCGGCCATGGTCTATGCGCGGATGTGGCGGTTGCTGGCGCGGCGCCTGGACGACGAATTTTTTGGCATGGACCCGCGCAAGTTGCGGGCCGGCAGCCTGGAGTTCATGTGCCGCTCGGCCATGGCGCAGCCAACCCTGGCCCGGGGGCTGGAGGTGGTACTGGGGTTTCTGTCGTTGATGCTGGAGCGTTTGCCTGCACGCCTGGTGCGTCAGCAAAGCGTGGCCGAGATTGTCCTGCACGAGCCTGAGCAACAGGCCAGCCGTGGTTTTACCTACTTTGCCTACTGGATGATCGTGCACGGTGTGGCCTGCTGGCTGGCCGGGCGCAGGATTCCGATTCTGGCCATTGAGCTGCGTTGTGCTGCGCCCGATTACTGCGAAGACTACGAAGTGATGTTCTCCGAGAACCTGCGTTTTGAGCGGCCACGCACGCGGATGATTTTTGCCGCTGATTGCCTGGATGCACCGATCAAGCGCACCGATCCGGAGTTGAAACGGTTTTTGGCTGAAGCACCGGCCAATATTCTGGTCAAGTACCGCGACCCGCAAAGCCTGGCCAGTCAGATAAAACAGAATCTGCGCCAGTTGCCGGCCGTGCAGTGGCCCGAGACCCAGGGCATGGCGCAGAGTCTGTGCATGTCGGCATCGACCTTGCGCCGTCGCCTGGCGGACGAAGGGCAAACCTTTCAGGGGCTCAAGGACAGCGTGCGCAAGGAGCTGGCAATCGGCTGGCTGGCCGAGCCTGAGCACAGCTATGCCGATATTGCCCAGCGCCTGGGCTTTGCCGATACCAGCTCATTCTACAAGGCCTTTCGCAAATGGTCGGGGACCAACCCCGGGCATTACCGCGGGTTGATTTTGGGCGCGGTTTGA
- a CDS encoding ABC transporter substrate-binding protein, which yields MHKPFQVLTLVCAMAAGLIGSASAVAEPVYKVGATATGIPFTFLDIKSGKIQGMMVDAAEAVGKAGGFDTEIQQTTFAALIPSLTTNKIDLISAAMLKTPEREKVVQYSDPIFSYGEGLIVKSDDPKEYKTMDDLAGEVVGAQVGTVFLDALNKHGGFKEVRSYDSIPDLMRDLKLGRIKAAFGDRPIIAYQLAQGKNPDVKLSSTYVPVVMGDVCLVMRQGDAEKLAQVNKGIAAIKADGSLQRIIEKWQLN from the coding sequence ATGCACAAACCTTTTCAAGTGCTGACGCTGGTATGCGCAATGGCTGCCGGGTTGATTGGATCAGCCAGCGCTGTTGCAGAGCCTGTCTATAAAGTCGGGGCGACAGCAACGGGCATCCCGTTCACCTTCCTCGATATCAAGAGCGGGAAAATCCAGGGCATGATGGTCGATGCGGCCGAGGCGGTGGGCAAGGCTGGCGGGTTCGACACCGAGATCCAGCAAACCACCTTTGCGGCTCTGATCCCTTCGTTGACCACCAACAAGATCGACCTGATTTCCGCCGCCATGCTCAAAACCCCAGAGCGTGAAAAGGTTGTGCAGTATTCCGATCCGATTTTCAGCTACGGCGAAGGCCTGATCGTCAAATCTGACGACCCGAAAGAATACAAAACCATGGATGACCTGGCCGGTGAAGTGGTCGGCGCCCAGGTTGGTACGGTCTTTCTCGATGCGCTGAACAAGCACGGCGGCTTCAAGGAAGTGCGCAGCTACGACTCCATTCCTGACCTGATGCGGGACCTCAAGCTGGGCCGTATCAAGGCGGCATTCGGTGATCGCCCGATCATCGCCTACCAGTTGGCCCAGGGTAAAAACCCGGACGTAAAACTGTCGAGCACCTATGTGCCGGTGGTGATGGGCGACGTATGCCTGGTGATGCGCCAGGGCGATGCCGAGAAGCTGGCGCAGGTCAACAAGGGCATTGCCGCCATCAAGGCCGACGGCTCGCTGCAACGCATCATCGAGAAGTGGCAACTGAACTGA